Proteins encoded in a region of the Campylobacter sp. MIT 99-7217 genome:
- a CDS encoding flagellin — MTVNNNPTALQQNSYLSQAQKSSEKALGNIAAIRAISGVDNADLAIADSLRSQSSTIDQGVANAYDAIGVLQIADSSLSQITQSADRLNELSVQMNSAVLNDKQKDMLYTQATAIIGSINDAFNNAQYNGKNVFQTMDFVVGVDSVETTNLNPVNTTGLSLDNQEGIQNFSDQVSRLRADIGAGINAITSNINSSVQASVNVKAAEGSLLNDDVAQNVSDFDAGYLKQNSTAFAMAHQNEVLQSKIATLLQ, encoded by the coding sequence ATGACAGTCAATAACAATCCAACAGCTTTACAACAAAATAGCTATCTTAGTCAGGCTCAAAAGTCTTCAGAAAAGGCTTTAGGTAATATCGCTGCCATTCGTGCTATCAGTGGGGTCGATAATGCTGATTTAGCCATAGCTGATTCTTTAAGGTCTCAATCAAGCACTATTGATCAAGGTGTAGCAAATGCTTATGATGCGATCGGTGTTTTACAGATTGCTGATTCGAGTTTATCGCAGATTACACAGAGTGCAGATAGGTTAAATGAGCTTTCCGTTCAAATGAATAGTGCTGTTTTGAACGATAAACAAAAAGATATGCTTTACACTCAAGCTACTGCTATCATCGGTTCAATCAATGATGCTTTTAATAATGCTCAGTATAATGGAAAAAATGTTTTTCAAACTATGGATTTTGTTGTTGGGGTTGATTCAGTAGAAACAACAAATCTTAATCCTGTTAATACTACAGGTTTGAGTTTGGATAACCAAGAGGGAATTCAAAATTTTTCCGATCAGGTTTCAAGACTAAGAGCTGATATTGGTGCTGGGATAAATGCTATCACTTCAAATATCAATTCAAGTGTCCAAGCAAGCGTCAATGTTAAGGCAGCTGAGGGTAGCTTGCTTAATGATGATGTGGCTCAAAATGTGAGCGATTTTGATGCAGGATATTTAAAGCAAAACTCCACAGCCTTTGCTATGGCTCATCAAAATGAAGTTCTTCAAAGTAAAATAGCTACCTTACTTCAATAA
- the glmU gene encoding bifunctional UDP-N-acetylglucosamine diphosphorylase/glucosamine-1-phosphate N-acetyltransferase GlmU → MKISVLILAAGLGTRMKSNKPKVLQELCGKSMILHILKQAFQISDDVSVVLSYQKENIEEEIKKAYPQTQFIEQDLQNFPGTAGAVKNYMPKGDKVLILCGDMPLIQTTSLKTLSDQNSSFSLAVFQTQNAKNYGRVIIENKKVQKIVEFKDASESEKALQICNAGVYSIDTQILKELLPQINNQNASKEYYLTDSVKLAVEKGIQVNPVYVDEDEFMGVNDKFELARAENLMQERIKKHWAEQGVIFHLPQTSFIGADVEFKGECEIYESVRLEGKSFIENSIIKSSSVVENSIIKNSDIGPLAHVRPKCEIVDTHIGNFVECKNAKLYKVKAGHLSYLGDCEIDEGTNIGCGTITCNYDGLKKHPTKIGKNAFIGSDTQLIAPVVIEDDVLIAAGSCVSTNIPKGSLFISRAQGQIIKDYFYQKFGKKE, encoded by the coding sequence ATGAAAATTTCCGTTTTGATTTTAGCAGCTGGACTTGGCACAAGAATGAAATCAAACAAACCCAAAGTTTTACAAGAACTTTGCGGAAAAAGTATGATTTTACATATCTTAAAACAAGCATTTCAAATCAGTGATGATGTAAGCGTTGTGCTTTCTTACCAAAAAGAAAATATAGAAGAAGAAATCAAAAAAGCCTATCCTCAAACGCAATTTATAGAACAAGATTTGCAAAATTTTCCAGGAACTGCTGGAGCGGTAAAAAACTACATGCCAAAAGGAGATAAGGTTCTTATCTTATGTGGGGACATGCCCTTGATTCAAACGACAAGTTTAAAAACTTTAAGTGATCAAAATTCTTCTTTTTCTTTAGCGGTCTTTCAAACACAAAATGCCAAAAACTACGGAAGAGTTATCATAGAAAATAAAAAAGTTCAAAAAATCGTCGAATTTAAAGATGCTAGCGAAAGTGAAAAGGCATTACAAATTTGTAATGCTGGAGTTTATAGTATAGATACTCAAATTTTAAAAGAACTACTCCCTCAAATCAACAACCAAAATGCCTCTAAAGAATACTACCTCACAGATAGTGTAAAACTTGCCGTAGAAAAAGGCATTCAGGTTAATCCTGTCTATGTTGATGAAGATGAATTTATGGGCGTAAATGATAAATTTGAGCTTGCAAGGGCAGAAAATTTAATGCAAGAGCGTATCAAAAAACATTGGGCTGAGCAAGGCGTGATCTTTCATTTGCCACAAACAAGCTTCATAGGAGCTGATGTCGAATTTAAGGGAGAATGCGAAATTTATGAAAGCGTGCGTTTAGAGGGGAAAAGCTTCATTGAAAATTCCATCATTAAAAGTTCAAGTGTTGTAGAAAATTCTATAATCAAAAACTCAGATATAGGTCCTCTAGCACATGTGCGTCCAAAATGCGAGATCGTAGATACTCATATCGGTAATTTTGTTGAGTGCAAAAATGCAAAACTATATAAGGTTAAGGCTGGGCATTTAAGCTATTTGGGTGATTGTGAGATAGATGAGGGGACAAATATAGGCTGTGGAACCATAACTTGTAATTACGATGGTCTCAAAAAACACCCAACTAAAATCGGTAAAAATGCTTTCATAGGCTCAGATACACAGCTCATAGCCCCTGTGGTTATAGAAGATGATGTTCTTATAGCTGCTGGAAGTTGCGTTAGTACAAATATCCCTAAAGGCTCTTTGTTTATCAGTAGGGCTCAGGGGCAGATCATTAAAGATTATTTTTATCAAAAATTTGGAAAAAAAGAATGA
- a CDS encoding DUF4149 domain-containing protein has translation MNAFKSIYLFLLAAVAGIELFSGIVVASAVFYTPLSLEDTPVIDFFGRGLIMGQIFYKLAFVILAVSLFSVIYELFALRQNYTKFEKILKILLVLAILALSLLFLFYYTQPMVYLQTEILQGIKSVDVLASDEFKTLHKQSELCVKVLLVLQVILFFLSYKSVKKEYN, from the coding sequence ATGAACGCTTTTAAGTCTATTTATTTATTTTTGCTCGCAGCTGTGGCTGGTATAGAGCTTTTTAGTGGTATTGTTGTTGCTTCTGCTGTATTTTACACGCCTTTATCTTTAGAGGATACGCCTGTAATTGATTTTTTTGGAAGAGGACTTATCATGGGGCAAATTTTTTATAAACTTGCTTTTGTTATTCTCGCAGTTTCTCTTTTTAGCGTGATTTATGAGCTATTTGCCTTGAGGCAAAATTATACAAAATTTGAAAAAATTTTAAAAATTTTACTCGTTTTGGCAATCTTGGCACTATCTTTGCTTTTTTTGTTTTATTACACACAACCTATGGTTTATTTACAAACTGAGATTTTGCAAGGAATCAAAAGTGTAGATGTTTTAGCCTCAGATGAGTTTAAAACTTTACATAAACAAAGCGAGTTGTGTGTTAAGGTGCTTTTGGTTTTACAAGTGATCTTGTTTTTCTTAAGCTATAAATCAGTCAAGAAAGAGTATAATTAA
- the coaBC gene encoding bifunctional phosphopantothenoylcysteine decarboxylase/phosphopantothenate--cysteine ligase CoaBC, translating into MKTILLAVSGSIAFYKAYELISLFKKEGFKIKVLLSDGALKFGSRLSFEALSDGVLCSENESWSKKFNHISFSKDCDLVVFAPATINSINKLASGIADNLFMQTLIAASKLPLVIAPAANTNMFLHFSTQRSLELLEKHGASIVYPVHKMLACKDKGVGALANTTQILYECKRQLFKEEFFKDKKVLVTGGGTKEKIDDVRCMSNFSSGKMAKAVADAFHLLGARVTFLSSVEFEVPYEIAHFESVDELENLMNLHKECDFLIMAAAVSDFTCEKIDGKIKKDEHPKGLNLHLKHSKDLLENFKIQGKKIGFKVELDQKNALEHAKKSLDKKGLDMICLNILSHDKDIFGSDFNELDFITKDKVVHSGRKSKKELAFVLAKLCKEL; encoded by the coding sequence ATGAAAACTATACTTCTTGCTGTAAGTGGTAGCATAGCATTTTACAAAGCTTATGAGTTGATCTCTCTTTTTAAGAAAGAAGGGTTTAAAATCAAGGTTTTACTTAGCGATGGAGCCTTAAAATTTGGCTCAAGACTAAGCTTTGAAGCTTTGAGTGATGGAGTTTTGTGTTCTGAAAATGAAAGCTGGAGCAAGAAATTTAATCATATTTCTTTTAGTAAGGATTGTGATTTAGTTGTATTTGCTCCTGCAACCATAAATTCTATCAACAAGCTTGCCTCAGGAATAGCTGATAATCTTTTCATGCAAACCCTCATCGCAGCTTCAAAACTTCCTTTAGTTATAGCTCCTGCTGCAAATACCAATATGTTTTTGCACTTTAGCACGCAAAGATCTTTAGAACTCTTAGAAAAACATGGAGCTTCCATAGTCTATCCTGTTCATAAAATGCTTGCTTGCAAAGATAAAGGCGTAGGAGCTTTAGCAAATACAACTCAAATTTTATACGAGTGTAAAAGACAACTTTTTAAAGAAGAATTTTTTAAGGATAAAAAAGTCCTCGTTACAGGAGGTGGTACAAAAGAAAAGATAGATGATGTTCGTTGTATGAGCAATTTTTCAAGTGGAAAAATGGCAAAAGCAGTTGCTGATGCTTTTCATCTTCTTGGTGCTAGGGTAACTTTTTTAAGCAGTGTAGAATTTGAAGTTCCTTACGAAATAGCTCATTTTGAAAGTGTTGATGAGCTTGAAAATTTAATGAATTTACACAAAGAATGTGATTTTTTGATCATGGCAGCTGCTGTAAGTGATTTTACCTGCGAAAAAATAGATGGAAAAATCAAAAAAGATGAGCATCCAAAAGGCTTAAATTTACACCTCAAACATAGTAAGGACCTACTAGAAAACTTCAAAATACAGGGTAAAAAAATCGGCTTTAAGGTAGAACTTGATCAAAAAAATGCCCTAGAACACGCTAAAAAAAGTCTTGATAAAAAAGGGCTTGATATGATTTGCCTAAATATCTTAAGTCATGATAAAGATATCTTTGGATCTGATTTTAATGAACTAGATTTTATCACTAAAGATAAGGTTGTTCATTCAGGACGCAAAAGCAAAAAGGAGCTTGCTTTTGTGCTTGCTAAACTTTGTAAAGAACTCTAA
- the fliP gene encoding flagellar type III secretion system pore protein FliP (The bacterial flagellar biogenesis protein FliP forms a type III secretion system (T3SS)-type pore required for flagellar assembly.), whose protein sequence is MKLVFLFLVSSVLLFAAPEATIPTVNLSLSAPNNPQQLVTTLNIIIVLTILALAPTIIFIMTSFLRLIVVFSFLRQAMGTQTMPPNVVLMTMALILTFFIMEPVATKSYNEGIRPYLAEQIGYEEAFERGVKPFKEFMIKNTREKDLALFYRIRDLPNPQTVDDVPLTIIVPAFMISELKTAFEIGFLIYLPFLVIDMVVSSVLMSMGMMMLPPVMISLPFKLLIFVLVDGWNLLIQKLVESFVY, encoded by the coding sequence TTGAAGCTAGTTTTTTTATTTTTAGTAAGCTCTGTTTTACTTTTTGCAGCACCTGAGGCGACTATTCCTACCGTAAATTTAAGCTTAAGCGCTCCAAATAACCCTCAACAACTCGTAACCACTTTAAATATCATCATTGTTTTGACCATACTAGCACTAGCGCCAACGATCATTTTTATCATGACTTCTTTTTTGCGTTTGATTGTTGTGTTTTCTTTTTTAAGACAGGCTATGGGAACGCAAACTATGCCGCCAAATGTGGTTTTGATGACCATGGCTTTGATCTTAACCTTTTTTATCATGGAGCCAGTAGCTACAAAGTCTTATAATGAAGGGATTAGACCATATCTAGCTGAGCAAATAGGCTATGAAGAAGCCTTTGAAAGAGGTGTTAAACCTTTTAAAGAATTTATGATAAAAAACACAAGGGAAAAGGATCTTGCTCTTTTTTATCGCATAAGAGATCTGCCAAATCCTCAAACCGTTGATGATGTTCCACTCACTATCATTGTGCCTGCTTTTATGATTTCAGAGCTTAAAACTGCTTTCGAGATAGGATTTTTGATTTATTTGCCTTTTTTAGTCATTGATATGGTTGTAAGTTCAGTTTTGATGTCTATGGGTATGATGATGCTTCCTCCTGTTATGATTTCTCTGCCCTTTAAACTTTTGATTTTTGTGCTTGTTGATGGGTGGAATTTGCTCATTCAAAAACTTGTTGAAAGTTTTGTATATTAG